A region from the Drosophila ananassae strain 14024-0371.13 chromosome 2L, ASM1763931v2, whole genome shotgun sequence genome encodes:
- the LOC116655172 gene encoding serum response factor homolog A-like yields MATFLNRFHREKSEKILPIAENGKTADSEASQSQAAVQQQQQQQQQQPQPRPQRRYMRSATAASVTQLLSESCNSLLQRFRRNPSERPDNKQHQQQQQQHQQEQQKQQQQEQVQLQLQQQQHQPRSNRAEDSRRSCSKTPTNDSNNNNNNNNSKGKSGSAANQSQKQSKRRRSSDKSSTSSRRHPEGERERDRERERDREMSDRHRRYYAGGGLGSTAGLGYHPSSSGSGSSAALMGRYQKSSTTASALDRLRTHLSPVGGYYKPLIRGLGSGGRRDRDLDDVSMSKRERRPKSERCAKQRETSSHQTQTQFESPNSRL; encoded by the exons ATGGCCACATTTCTGAATCGTTTTCATCGCGAAAAAAGCGAAAAGATTCTGCCAATCGCCGAGAATGGGAAAACAGCTGACTCGGAGGCGTCGCAGTCACAGGCAgcagtgcagcagcagcagcagcagcagcagcagcagcctcaGCCGCGTCCGCAGCGACGTTATATGCGCAGCGCCACCGCTGCCAGCGTCACCCAGCTGCTCTCCGAAAGCTGCAACAGTCTGCTGCAGCGGTTTCGAAGGAATCCGAGCGAACGACCTGATAATaaacagcatcagcagcagcagcagcaacatcagcaggagcaacaaaagcaacagcaacaagagcaagtgcaactgcaactgcaacaacagcaacatcagccacGCAGCAATCG TGCCGAGGATTCGAGACGCAGCTGCTCCAAGACCCCAACGAATgacagcaacaataacaataacaataacaatagcAAGGGCAAGAGCGGATCAGCAGCTAATCAGTCCCAGAAGCAAAGCAAACGTCGCCGCAGCTCGGACAAATCTTCCACATCTAGCCGGAGGCATCCGGAAGGGGAAAGGGAACGTGATCGGGAACGGGAACGCGATCGAGAGATGAGCGATCGCCATAGACGGTACTATGCGGGCGGCGGCCTCGGCTCCACCGCCGGTCTGGGCTACCATCCCAGCAGCAGCGGGAGCGGCAGCAGCGCCGCCCTGATGGGCCGCTACCAGAAGAGCTCCACCACGGCCAGCGCCCTGGACAGACTGCGCACCCACCTGAGTCCGGTGGGTGGCTACTACAAGCCTCTTATCCGGGGCCTGGGCAGCGGAGGAAGGCGGGACCGCGACCTAGACGATGTTAGTATGTCCAAAAGGGAAAGGCGGCCCAAAAGCGAGCGGTGTGCAAAGCAACGGGAGACGTCGTCCCACCAGACACAGACCCAGTTCGAGAGCCCCAATTCGAGACTCTGA